A stretch of DNA from Catenulispora acidiphila DSM 44928:
CGGCGCTCCCCGCCGCGCCTCCGGTTCCCCTGACTCCCGGTGCCAAGTCCGGACCCTCCCGTCCCAGCTCCAGCCGTGTCCGCGCGCGCCTGGCCCGCCTGGGCAGCACGCGCAGCGGCGGGCCGCCGCCGGTCCTGGAGCCGCTGTTCAAGATCATCCGGGCCAACCATCCGAAGGCCGACCTCAAGCCCGTCGAGCAGGCCTACGCCGTCGCCGAGCGGCATCACCGCGGCCAGCGGCGCAAGAGCGGCGATCCGTACATCACCCATCCGCTGGCGGTCACCACGATCCTGGCCGAGCTGGGCATGGATGTGCCGACGCTGTGCGCCGGGCTGCTGCACGACACCGTCGAGGACACCGACTACTCCCTCGACATGCTGCGCAAGGACTTCGGCGACACCGTCGCGCTGCTGGTGGACGGCGTCACCAAGCTGGACAAGGTCAAGCTCGGGGAGGCCACGCAGGCCGAGACCGTGCGCAAGATGGTCGTGGCGATGGCCCGGGACATCCGGGTGCTGGTGATCAAGCTCGCCGACCGGCTGCACAACATGCGGACCATGCGGTACATGAAGCGGGAGAAGCAGGAGAGCAAGTCCCGCGAGACGCTGGAGATCTACGCCCCGCTGGCGCACCGGCTGGGGATGAACACGATCAAGTGGGAGCTGGAGGACCTGGCGTTCGCCATCCTCTACCCCAAGATGTACGACGAGATCGTGCGCCTGGTCTCCGAGCGCGCGCCCAAGCGCGAGGAGTACCTGAGCCAGGTCATCGACGCGGTGCACGGCGACCTGCGCGAGGCGAAGATCCGCGCGACCGTCACAGGCCGGCCGAAGCACTACTACTCGGTCTACCAGAAGATGATCGTGCGCGGCCGCGACTTCGCCGACATCTACGACCTGGTCGGCATCCGGGTCCTGGTGGACTCGGTGCGCGACTGCTACGCGGCGCTCGGCGCCATCCACGCGCGGTGGAACCCGGTCCCCGGCCGGTTCAAGGACTACATCGCGATGCCGAAGTTCAACATGTACCAGTCCTTGCACACCACGGTGATCGGGCCCGGCGGCAAGGCCGTGGAGCTACAGATCCGCACCTTCGCGATGCACCGCCGCGCGGAGTACGGCGTCGCGGCGCACTGGAAGTACAAGGAGGACGCGGTCGAGGGCGCCCGCAACCCGACCAACGGCGCCGGGACCGCGAACCCCGGCGGCGACATGGCCTGGCTGCGGCAGCTGCTGGACTGGCAGAAGGAGACCGCGGACCCGAACGAGTTCCTGGACGCGCTGCGCTTCGACCTGTCCACCGCCGAGGTCTACGTCTTCACGCCCAAGGGCATGGTGATGGCGCTGCCGTCCGGCTCCACCCCGGTCGACTTCGCCTACGCGGTCCACACCGAGGTCGGGCACCACACCATCGGCGCCCGCGTGAACGGCCGCCTGGTCCCGCTGGACAGCAGGCTGGACAACGGCGACGTGGTGGAGATCTTCACCTCCAAGGCGCCGAACTCCGGGCCCTCGCGTGACTGGCTGGGCTTCGTGGCGTCCCCGCGCGCCCGCAACAAGATCCGCCAGTGGTACACCAAGGAACGCCGCGAGGAAGCGGTCGAGCAGGGCAAGGACCAGCTCGCCAAGGCCATGCGCAAGCAAGGGCTCCCGCTCCAGCGCCTGATGACCTCCGAGTCCCTGGCCACCGTCGCCCACGACCTCCGCCACGCCGACATCAGCGCCCTGTACGCCGCCATCGGGGAGGGGCACGTCTCGGCGCAGCACGTCGTCCACCGCCTCCTGCACCTGCTCGGCGGCGAGGAGGGCGCGACCGAGGACATGGCCGAGGCCACCGTCCCGGGCAACATCGAGAAGCTCTCCCGCCGAGGCCAGGCCCGCCCCGCCGGCGACCCCGGCGTCCTGGTGAAGGGCGCCGACGACATCTGGGTCAAACTCGCCCGCTGCTGCACCCCCGTCCCAGGCGACGACATCATCGGCTTCATCACCCGCGCCTCCGGCGTCAGCGTCCACCGCGCGGACTGCACCAACATCGAATCCCTGGCCGCCCAGCCCGAACGGATAGTGGAGGTGTCATGGTCGCCCGGAGGGGCGTCCATGTTTCTCGTCGCGATCCAAGTCGAAGCGCTAGACAGATCCCGCCTCCTGTCCGACGTCACCCGCGTCCTGTCCGACCAACACGTCAACATCCTCTCCGCCTCCGTCACCACCAGCCGCGACCGCGTGGCCATCTCCCGCTTCACCTTCGAGATGGCCGACCCGGCTCACCTCGGAGCGGTACTGAAGGCAGTGAAGGGCGTCGAAGGGGTCTTCGACGTCTACCGGGTGACGAGCGCGAAGCACGCTTAAGTCTTTCCGTACTCTTTGGGCCGGCCGGCCCGATCTGGAGGCAGATGATGGCGATGGATCTTTCCTTCTACCGCTCGCCGTTCTCGCGACAGCTTCGCGCTGAGGGCCATGCCGAAGGAGTCGCTGAAGGAGTCGCCGAGGGGCGTATCGCGAGTCTGCATCGGATTCTGAACAAGCGGGGCATCTTCATCACCGAAGAGCAGCGTGTCCAGTTGTACGCCTGCACCGACCTCGATCAACTCGATGCCTGGCTCGATCGCGCGGCTATTGCCACTCAGGCGTCCGAGGTCTTCGACGCCGGCTGACTCGGCAGGAACAGGTGAGCATTATGCTCACGGTGCCTCACAAGGCGTTTCGGGCGTTCGCAACGTTTTGGGCAAGCGCACGATTCGGTCTACAACCGGGACGCCGTGATCGCTAAGGTGTCCGGGTGCGGAGTCGAGTCCCGGCGCGGGTGACGTTGTCCCCGGCGCGCAAGGGGTTGATCGCGGCGGTGGCCGCGCACCTTGTCGCGTTGGTGGGGCTGTTGGTCACCGCGCAGTGGGATCGGGCGGCGTTGTGGGTGGTCGCGGGCGGGTTCGCGGTGCTGGCGGTGGGGTTGCCGTGGATGCTGATGGCGTTGTGTGTGGACTACGTCGGGGATCCGGCTGCCTGGCGGCGGACGGTCGTGGTGGACGGCTTCGCCACCAGTGAGGGCTACACGGTGCCGCCGCATCCCTCGGACGAGAGCTATGTCCTGCACCGGGTCTATGAGTTCACGACGCTGCGCGGGGAGACCCGTCGTGCCGGCAGCCGTGCCACGTTCCCCGAGGCGCCCGACGGACGGATCCGCCTGCGCTACGACCCCCGGCGGCCCACCCGGATATGGCCCGCGCGGATCGCTCCCGGGACGGCTGCCGCCGGTGCCGTCGTCACGGTCCTGATGCTCACCGCCGCAGCCTTCGCCTTGGCCGGTGCGATCGGATTCGGGCTGTCGAGCTGGACATAGGGATCACAGAAGGGGCGACAGACCCCTAGGGGGCAACCCCTAGCGGCGTTGAGCCACCCAACGCAGGTGGAGAACTTCCAACTCCCGCAAAGCAATCCGGGCGCCTTCCAAAGGGAAGACGCCCGAACTACGAAACAACCAGAACCTCAGCGCGTGAACTCCGCCAGCGCCTTCTCCGCCTCGGCCAGCCACTCCTGCCGAGCGGCGATCGAAGCCTCCGCCTCCGCGGCCTTCTTCTCCTGCCCCGCAGCGCGCGCCTTGTCGGCCTGCACCTGCAGCTTCTCCAGCACCGTGCGCAGCTGCTCCACCGTCGCCTCCGCGCGGGCCCGCTTCTCCGGGTCCTTGCGGGAGAGTTCCGCTGCCTCCGCCTCGGCGACGGCGCGGTCCACGGTGTGCAGGCGGCCCTCGATGCGCTGGCGGGCGTCGCGGGGGACCGGGCCGATGGCCTCCCAGCGCTCGTTCAGGGAGCGCAGGGCGGTGCGGGCGGCGCGGTGGTCGGTGATCGGGAGCAGGGCCTCGGCCTCGACCACCAGGAGCTCCTTGGCGGCCAGGTTCTCGCGCTCGGCGCCGTTGCGCTCGTCCAGGATGGCGTTGCGGGCGGCGAAGAAGGTGTCCTGCGCGGCCTTGAAGCGCTTCCAGAGCTCGTCCTCGACGTCGCGCTGGGCCCGGCCGGCGGTCTTCCACTCGCTCATCAGGTCGCGGAAGCGGCCGGCGGTGGGGTTCCAGTCGGTGGAGTCCTGCAGCGCCTCGGCTTCGGCGATCAGCTGCTCCTTGTGCGCGCGGATCTCCACGCGCTGGGCGTCGAGCTCGGCGAAGTGCTGCTTGCGGCGCTTGGCGAAGGCCGAGCGGGCCTGGGACAGCCGGTGCCACAGCTCGTCGTCGGTCTTGCGGTCCAGGCGCGGAGCGGCCTTCCACTCGTCCAGCAGCACCTTCATGCGGTCCCCGGCCACGCGCCACTCGGTGGAGGCCGCCAGGCGCTCGGCCTCCTCGGCCAGCGCCTGCTTGGCGCCGCGGGCCTCGGCCTGCTGCTGCTCGCGGACCGCGCGGTGCTCGGCCTTGCGCTGCTCGGCCAGTTCCACCAGGCCGTCCAGCCGGGCCAGCAGGCCCTCCAGGTCGCCGACCGCGTTCGCGCCGGAGATCGACTCGCGGAGCTTGCCGATCTTGTCCAGCGCGTCCTTCGGGGACGGCGCGGAGGGACCGCTCTGCTTGAGCCGGTTGGCGATCAGGTCGACCTCGACCTTGAGCCCGTCGAACTTGCGCTGGTAGTACGCCAGCGCCTCGTCCGGGGACCCCGCCGCCCACGAGCCGACCTGCCGCTCGCCGTCGGCGGTCCGGACGTAGACGGTGCCGTCCTCGGCGACCCGGCCCCAAGCCTCGGTTGCCTCGCCCACGATGAGCCTCCAAGTTCTGCTGGACCGGGGTGTCTGCGGACCGGTCCGCCACATACACCTGCACGGATCCGGGTCCCGGTCGTCCAGTGGGAAACAATAGCGCGGACCGTCCCGATGAGGGGACGGCCCGCGTCACGTTCCGGAATCGAACCGCTGTTCCTCGGGCCAGTTCGGGCCCGCAGGGGTCCGCACGCCGGAGCTACTTGATCGTCACGCTCTTGATGGTGACCGTCTGCTTCGGCTTGCCGTCGCCGGCGCCGTTGGAGTCGTCCTCGCCGGCTGCCGCGATCTTGGTGACCACGTCCATGCCGGCGGTCACCTTGCCCCAGGGGGTGTAGTTCGCCGGCAGCGGGGAGTCCTTGAAGCAGATGAAGAACTGGCTGCCGTTGGTGCCCGGGCCCGCGTTCGCCATGGCGATCGTGCCGGCCGGGTAGGTGGCGCCGGTCAGGTTCTCGTCCTGGAACTGGTAGCCGGGCCCGCCGCTGCCGGTGCCGCTGGGGTCGCCGCACTGCAGCACGAAAATGCCGGAGGTCACCAGGCGGTGGCAGGTGGTGTTGTTGAAGTAGCCCTTGCCGGCCAGGTACTTGAAGGAGAACGTGGTGTACGGCGCCTTCGTGGTCAGCGCGTCGAAGGTCATGTCGCCGGAGTTGAAGGCGATCGTCGCGCTGTACGGCTTGGCCGCGTCGGCCGCGTTGTACGTCGGCACGCCGACGTCCTTGGACGCGTTGCCGGTCTTCTGGTAGCCGATCTGCTCCGGGCTGGAGCTGGTCGGCGCGGGCGAGGACGGGGCGTCCGTGGCCGAGGATGTGTCCGAGGGCGAGGACGTCGGCGCCGAGGCTGCCGCGGAAGTCGTCCCGCTCTTGTTGCCGCTGGTCGCGACAGCGACACCGACTCCGATCCCGACCACCGCGACGGCGGCGACGATGGCCGTGATCACGTTGCGCTTCTTGGCCGTCGCCTGCTGCTGCGCCAAGCGGGCCTGGACGCGCTCGTACCGGGCGCGCTCGAGCTCTCGCTGACGGTCCTTGCTGGTCACCGATTCGCCTCCGGTTGTGGTCGGCCGTGGCCGGCCGAGGTCATCTCAGGTCCACACTGTGTGATCGAGCTTTCAGCCGCACAGTGTACGGTGCGTTCCCTAGAAATCACCTGTGAGCTTCCAATGAGTTCGCAAAGGGACCGGCGCCCCCGGTAGCCTGCGTAGGGAACCTCTTTCGACCGCATCGATCGTTCGGTCCGGCCCACGCGGCGACCGACCGGTTCGACCAACCCTGTGGGGCGCGCGTGCTTGTCGCCGGATTCCCAGCCGGAAGCCTGGGTGCGAACTGCTATCTCGTGGCGCCCGCCGCCGGCGAGCAGTGCGTGATCATCGATCCCGGCGAGGACGCCGTCCCCGGGGTCGAGGACGCCGTCCGGGAGCACGGGCTCCAGCCGGTCGCGATCCTGCTGACCCACGGCCACGTCGACCACACGATGAGCGTGGTCCCGGTCTGCGGCGACTACGGCGTCCCGGCCTACATCCACCCCGGCGACCGCGAGATGCTCACCGACCCGCAGAAGTGGCTGGGCATCGCACCGGGCACGAAGGTCTTCGGACAGTCGAAGTTCGTCGAGCCCTCCGACGTCAAGGAGCTCACCGACGGCGTCGTGCTGAACCTGGCCGGTCTGGAGATCACCGTCGACCACACCCCGGGCCATACCAAGGGCTCGGTGACGTTCCGGACTCCCGAGCAGCAGGACATCCCGCAGGTGCTCTACACCGGGGATCTCCTGTTCGCCGGAGCGGTCGGCCGCTGGGACCTGCCCGGCGGCGATCGCGACGAGTTGCTGGCGTCACTGGCCCGCGTCTGCCTGCCGCTGCCGGACGAGACCGTCGTCCTGTCCGGCCACGGCCCCCAGACCACGATCGGCCGCGAGCGCGCCACGAACCCGTTCTTGACGGAAGCCGCGCCGCTGTCGGTCAAACCCCGCGGCTTGTAGGGATACCCACACACACCATGAGCAAGTTCCAGAACGCGCCGGGCACCTTCGACCTGCTCCCGCCGGACTCGGCCGCCTTCCTCGGCGTGCGCGAGGCGATGACCGCGCCGCTGCGCGCCGCCGGCTACGACTACATCGAGACGCCCACCTTCGAGTCGACCGCGCTGTTCAAGCGCGGCGTCGGCGAGAGCACGGACATCGTCACCAAGGAGATGTACTCCTTCACCACCCGCGGCGGCGACGACGTCACCCTGCGCCCCGAGGGCACCGCCTCGGTGCTGCGCGCCGCCCTGCAGGCGAACCTGATCCGCGGCAGCCTGCCGGTGAAGCTGTGGTACTCCGGCTCCTTCTACCGCTACGAGAAGCAGCAGCGCGGCCGCTACCGCCACTTCTCCCAGGTCGGCGCCGAGGCCCTCGGCGCGGAGGACCCGGCGCTGGACGCCGAGCTGCTGATCATCGGCGACGACATCTACCGGGGTCTGGGCCTGACCGAGTACAGCCTGCTGCTGAACTCCCTCGGCGACCAGAAGTGCCGTCCGGTCTACCGGGAGAAGCTGCAGGAGTTCCTGCGCGGCCTGGACCTCGACGAGGAGACGCGCAAGAGGGCTGAGATCAACCCTCTGCGAGTCCTCGACGACAAGCGCGAAGCGGTCCAGAGGCAGCTCACCGGAGTCCCGCTGATCAGCGACAACCTCTGCGAGGAGTGCCGGGCCTACCACGAGGAGGTCCGCCGCCTGCTCACCGCGGCCGGCGTGAAGTTCCTCGACGACCCGAAGCTGGTCCGCGGCCTGGACTACTACACCCGCACCACCTTCGAGTACGTGCACAGCGGCATCACCGGCTCGCCGACCGCGATCGGCGCCGGCGGCCGCTACGACGGGCTGTCAGAGGAGCTGGGCGGGCCGAGCCTGCCGAGCGTCGGCTGGGCGCTCGGCGTGGACCGGACCGTCCTGGCGCTGCACGCCGAGGGCCGCGAGGTGGCCGCCGGCGACCAGCTGGACGTCTTCGCGGTGCCGCTGGGCGACCAAGCGCGCGAGGTGCTCTTCGAGCTGGTCACCACGCTGCGCCGGTCCGGCGTCGCGGCCGACTTCGGCTACGGCAGCAAGGGCATCAAAGCCGCGATGAAGGCCGCCGACCGCTCCGGCGCGCGCTACGCGCTGGTGCTCGGCGAGCGGGACATCGCGGAGAACATCATTCAGATCAAGGAACTGGCGACCGGTGAGCAGGAGTCTGTCTCCTTCACCGACATCGTCACGACGATTCAGGAGAAATTGAAGTGATCCGCACCCACGAGGCTGGGACGCTCCGCGCGTCCGATGCCGGTACCACCGTCACGCTGGCCGGGTGGGTCGCCCGGCGGCGCGATCACGGGGGCGTCACCTTCCTGGACCTGCGTGACGCGTCGGGCTTCGTGCAGGTCGTGGTTCGCGAGAGCGAGTCCGTGCACGACCTGCGCAACGAGTACTGCGTCGTGGCCACCGGCGAGGTGCGCGTGCGCCCCGAGGGCAACGAGAACCCGGACCTGCCGACCGGCGCGATCGAGGTCGTCGTGGACACCGTCGAGGTGCTCTCGCCGGCCGCGCCGCTGCCGTTCCCGATCGACGAGCACAAGAGCTCGAACATCAACGAGGAGATGCGGCTGAAGTACCGCTACCTCGACATCCGGCGCGAGCCGATGGCCCGGGCGCTGCGCATGCGCTCCAAGGCCACCAAGGTCATCCGGGACGTCATGGAGGAGCACGGCTTCCTCGACGTCGAGACCCCGACCCTGACCCGCTCCACCCCCGAGGGCGCGCGCGACTTCCTGGTGCCGGTGCGCCTGCAGCCGGGCACCTGGTACGCGCTGCCGCAGTCCCCGCAGCTGTTCAAGCAGCTGCTGATGGTCGCCGGCCTGGAGCGCTACTACCAGATCGCGCGCTGCTACCGGGACGAGGACTTCCGCGCCGACCGGCAGCCGGAGTTCACGCAGCTGGACGTCGAGGCCTCCTTCGTCGACCAGGAGGACATCCTGAGGATCGGCGAGGCGATCGTGGCCGCGGTGTGGAAGGAGACGCTCGGCGTCGAGATCCCGCTGCCGCTGCCGCGGATGAAGTACCACGAGGCGATGGACCGTTACGGCTCGGACAAGCCGGACCTGCGCTTCGGCCAGGAGCTCACCGAGCTGACCGAGTACTTCGCCGGTACCGAGTTCCGGGTGTTCCAGGCGCCCTACGTCGGCGCCGTGGTGATGCCGGGCGGTGCGGCCCAGACCCGCAAGGAGCTGGACGGCTGGCAGGACTGGGCCAAGGCGCGCGGCGCCCGCGGGCTGGCGTACGTGGTCATCGACGCCGAGACCGGCGAGCTGCGCGGCCCGGTCGCCAAGAACCTGTCCGAGGCGCACCTGGCCGGGCTGGCCGACAAGGTCGGCGCCAAGCCCGGCGACGCGGTCTTCTTCGCCGCCGGCAAGCGCACCGCCTCCCAGGAGCTGCTGGGCGCGGCGCGCCTGGAGATCGGCCGGCGCGGCGCGCTGATCGAGGAGAGCGCGTGGAAGTTCCTGTGGGTCGTGGACTTCCCGATGTTCGAGCCGATCGAGGACGCCGCGGGGGAGCAGACCGGCTGGCACGCGGTGCACCACCCGTTCACCGCGCCGACCGCCGAGAGCTTGGACACCTTCGACAAGGACCCCGGCTCGGCGCTGTCCAACGCCTACGACATCGTGCTCAACGGCACCGAGCTCGGCGGCGGGTCGATCCGTATCCACCGCAAGGACGTGCAGGAGCGCGCCTTCGACGCGATCGGGCTGTCCCAGGAAGAAGCGCAGTCGCAGTTCGGCTTCCTGCTGGAGGCCTTCAACTACGGCCCGCCGCCGCACGGCGGGATCGCCTTCGGCCTGGACCGCCTGGTCGCGCTGCTGACCGGCGCGGACACCATCCGCGACGTGATGGCCTTCCCGAAGACCGCCACCGGCGGCGACCCGCTGACCGGCGCCCCGGCGCCGATCACGGCGGCGCAGCGCAAGGAGGCCGGCGTGGACGCGGTGTACGAGGCCAAGAAGTAAGCCGATAGCGAGCGGGTGGTAAGCCGGTACTAAGCCGGTAGCAAGCGGGTCAACCGAGGGCGGGCCGGGCGTGATCCCGGCCCGCCCTTGTTGTCGGTCGCCGAACCCTGATTGACTTGTCGCATGCCTGTGGTGACCGGAGTACTGGCCGATTACGCACGCGGAGAAGCCTCGGAGAGCGACGTGGTGCGCGCACTGCTCGCCCACGACGGCTGGTACGCCCCGATGCTGTGGCTGGACGAGACCTTCCCCGACCGCAAGGTCTACGACAGCATGATCCCGACACCGGCCCTCGGCCAGGCGCCGGCGCCCGGGGACCTGTGGCTGTTCACCGACGCCGGCCAGGTGGACGCGGCGATCCAGGCCGGTGCGGCCTTCGCCGCGGCCGGCGGCCCGGTCTCCGGCGTCGACGTGTTCGGCGCGCTGACCCGGAACGTCACCGAGATCCGGGTGAACCCGGCCGGTCCGGGGGTGCACGGCTGGTCGGTGGGCATCGACGACGCCGTGCTGGACTTCCTGGCGCGGTGGATCAGCGCCCTGCAGATCGAGACCGCGCTGAACGACAGCGCCGAGGACCTCGGCATGCGGCTGGCCGCCTTCGAGCACTACGTCGTCCCGGTCGACGACACCGGCCGGCCGCGCGTCGTGGCGTTGCTGAAGCCGCCGGGCAACTACGTCATGGCGTTCACCGCGCCGGACCTGTATACCGCGCACCAGAAGCGCGACCCCGGGGTGACCGGCGCCGCGGACATGTCCGCCGCGACGCTGTTCCAGCTCGCGGACTATGACGGCGTGGACGGCGTGGTGCTGGACATGAAGGAGTCTGATTCCTTCATCCTGCCCCAGGACCTGTGCGACGCGGTGCTGAAATTGATCGGTTAGGCGGTTCAGCAAGCTCAGTAGCTCTCAGCGGCTCGGCAGACCTGAGCAGCTCTTAGCCGTACTCGCACGCGCAGCAGATCTCACCAGTCCCGCAAGCTCAGCAGCAGTTCTCTGATGCCAGCGCTCCCGCTCCTGCCCCCGCCGCCACCCGAGGCCGCTTCTCGGCCTTCTCCACCCTCTCCGCCTTCGCCGTCCGCTCCGCCGCAGCGCCATCCTTCGGCTTGATCGCCAGCAGTGGGATGAACCGGTGCGCCAGCGGGCCTATCAGCAGGGCGTAGGCGGCGGTGCCGATGCCCACCGTGCCGCCGAGGAGCCAGCCGACGGACAGGACCGTGAGCTCCATCGAGGTGCGGACCACGCGGATCGAGTGGCCGCGGGCGGCGTAGCCGGTCATCACGCCGTCGCGCGGGCCGGGACCCATGCCGGCGCCGATGTAGGCGCCGGTCGCCACGCCGTTCAGGGCGATGCCGGCGAGCATCTCGCCCCAGCGCAGCCACCAAGCGTGCGGGGTCGGCATCCAGGCCATCGCGCCGTCCATCGCCAGGCCGACCACGACCACGTTGCTGAGCGTGCCGAAGCCGGGCTTCTGCCGCAGCGGGATCCAGAACAGCATCACCGCCACGCCGACCAGGATCACCGTGGTGCCGACCTGCAGACCCAGGTGCTTGGCCAGGCCCTGGTGGAAGACGTCCCAGGGGTTGGCGCCGAGGCCGGACATCAGGATCATGCCGTCGCTGACGCCGTACAGGACCAGCCCGAGCTGGAGCTGGACCATGCGGTGCGCGCGGCGGTCGCGGGGGATCAGGGCCCAGAGCCAGGCCAGGGCGGCTCGAGCCGCGGCGCCGACCGGCAGCGGATCGGCGATCCGGTCCTCGTGCCGCCCGAGCATCGCGCGCTCGGCCTGGTCGCCGGCCACGGCGGCGGGGTGGGACACGCGCTCGGCGGGCACCGTGCTGGTCATGCTGGCCTCCCTCAGGATTGCCCTTGCGGGCCACTTCCCCCAGGATGGAGGTGAAGTGGCCCGCTTCTGTAGGGCCAATCTAGGGAGGGTGGCATGGCGGCTCCGCTGGAACTGGCGACGACCGACCGCACGGTGGGCAGCACGCGCTTGGCGCGGCTGGTCCGCGAGGTCTCGCATCTGGGTACTGCCGAATCGGCCGCCGACACGGAGCGCCGCCCGGCCTACCGCGCGCTGGCGCACACGGTCCGGGCCCTGATCCTGGACGGCCGCATCGCGCTGCGCACCCGGGTCCCGGCCGAGCGCGACCTGGCCGCCGCTCTGGGCATGAGCCGGACCACCGTCACCGCCGCCTACGACCTGCTGCGCGAGGACGGCTTCCTAGAAAGCCGGCGCGGCTCGGGCACCTGGACCACGCTCCCGCCCGGCGCCGGCCCGAACGTCTCCGGCGGCTGGCTGCTGCCCGCGCAGCCCGGCTCCGCCGACGTCGCCATCGACCTGTCCTGCGCTTCCTTCGGCATGCCCGGCGCGCTGATGGCCGAGGTGCTGGCCGAGGTCTCGCCGACCGTCTCGGCCCTGACCGCGGACACCGGCTACTACCACGCCGGCTGGCCCGAGCTGCGTGAGCTGATCGCCGAGCGCTACGTCGAGCGCGGCCTGCCGACCACGCCGGACCAGATCGTCATCACCTCCGGGGCACAGCACGGCAACGTGCTCGCGCTGGGTCTGCTGTGCGGACCGGGGGACCGGGTCGTGGTGGAGAGCCCGACCTACCCGAACAGCGTCGAGGCGATGCGCCGGGCCCGGCTGCGGCCGGTCCCGGTGCCGGTCGGCGAGGACGGCATCGAATGCGACGTGCTGGCCGCGCAGTTGCGGCAGGCGGCGCCGCGCGTGGCGTACCTGATCCCGGACTTCCAGAACCCGACCGGCACGCTGATGTCGCCGGAGCGCCGGGCCGAGGCCGCGGAGGCGGCGCGCGCCGCCGGGACCTGGATCATCAACGACGAGACGGTCTCGGACATGGCGCTGGACGTCCCGGCGCCGACGCCGTTCCCGGCCTCGGTCTCGCGGGCGGCCGCCGAGCAGGTGATCAGCGTGGGCTCGATG
This window harbors:
- the aspS gene encoding aspartate--tRNA ligase; translated protein: MIRTHEAGTLRASDAGTTVTLAGWVARRRDHGGVTFLDLRDASGFVQVVVRESESVHDLRNEYCVVATGEVRVRPEGNENPDLPTGAIEVVVDTVEVLSPAAPLPFPIDEHKSSNINEEMRLKYRYLDIRREPMARALRMRSKATKVIRDVMEEHGFLDVETPTLTRSTPEGARDFLVPVRLQPGTWYALPQSPQLFKQLLMVAGLERYYQIARCYRDEDFRADRQPEFTQLDVEASFVDQEDILRIGEAIVAAVWKETLGVEIPLPLPRMKYHEAMDRYGSDKPDLRFGQELTELTEYFAGTEFRVFQAPYVGAVVMPGGAAQTRKELDGWQDWAKARGARGLAYVVIDAETGELRGPVAKNLSEAHLAGLADKVGAKPGDAVFFAAGKRTASQELLGAARLEIGRRGALIEESAWKFLWVVDFPMFEPIEDAAGEQTGWHAVHHPFTAPTAESLDTFDKDPGSALSNAYDIVLNGTELGGGSIRIHRKDVQERAFDAIGLSQEEAQSQFGFLLEAFNYGPPPHGGIAFGLDRLVALLTGADTIRDVMAFPKTATGGDPLTGAPAPITAAQRKEAGVDAVYEAKK
- a CDS encoding MBL fold metallo-hydrolase, giving the protein MLVAGFPAGSLGANCYLVAPAAGEQCVIIDPGEDAVPGVEDAVREHGLQPVAILLTHGHVDHTMSVVPVCGDYGVPAYIHPGDREMLTDPQKWLGIAPGTKVFGQSKFVEPSDVKELTDGVVLNLAGLEITVDHTPGHTKGSVTFRTPEQQDIPQVLYTGDLLFAGAVGRWDLPGGDRDELLASLARVCLPLPDETVVLSGHGPQTTIGRERATNPFLTEAAPLSVKPRGL
- a CDS encoding peptidylprolyl isomerase; this encodes MTSKDRQRELERARYERVQARLAQQQATAKKRNVITAIVAAVAVVGIGVGVAVATSGNKSGTTSAAASAPTSSPSDTSSATDAPSSPAPTSSSPEQIGYQKTGNASKDVGVPTYNAADAAKPYSATIAFNSGDMTFDALTTKAPYTTFSFKYLAGKGYFNNTTCHRLVTSGIFVLQCGDPSGTGSGGPGYQFQDENLTGATYPAGTIAMANAGPGTNGSQFFICFKDSPLPANYTPWGKVTAGMDVVTKIAAAGEDDSNGAGDGKPKQTVTIKSVTIK
- the yczE gene encoding membrane protein YczE translates to MTSTVPAERVSHPAAVAGDQAERAMLGRHEDRIADPLPVGAAARAALAWLWALIPRDRRAHRMVQLQLGLVLYGVSDGMILMSGLGANPWDVFHQGLAKHLGLQVGTTVILVGVAVMLFWIPLRQKPGFGTLSNVVVVGLAMDGAMAWMPTPHAWWLRWGEMLAGIALNGVATGAYIGAGMGPGPRDGVMTGYAARGHSIRVVRTSMELTVLSVGWLLGGTVGIGTAAYALLIGPLAHRFIPLLAIKPKDGAAAERTAKAERVEKAEKRPRVAAGAGAGALASENCC
- a CDS encoding DUF349 domain-containing protein, translating into MGEATEAWGRVAEDGTVYVRTADGERQVGSWAAGSPDEALAYYQRKFDGLKVEVDLIANRLKQSGPSAPSPKDALDKIGKLRESISGANAVGDLEGLLARLDGLVELAEQRKAEHRAVREQQQAEARGAKQALAEEAERLAASTEWRVAGDRMKVLLDEWKAAPRLDRKTDDELWHRLSQARSAFAKRRKQHFAELDAQRVEIRAHKEQLIAEAEALQDSTDWNPTAGRFRDLMSEWKTAGRAQRDVEDELWKRFKAAQDTFFAARNAILDERNGAERENLAAKELLVVEAEALLPITDHRAARTALRSLNERWEAIGPVPRDARQRIEGRLHTVDRAVAEAEAAELSRKDPEKRARAEATVEQLRTVLEKLQVQADKARAAGQEKKAAEAEASIAARQEWLAEAEKALAEFTR
- a CDS encoding RelA/SpoT family protein; protein product: MPAPAAPSAAPAALPAAPPVPLTPGAKSGPSRPSSSRVRARLARLGSTRSGGPPPVLEPLFKIIRANHPKADLKPVEQAYAVAERHHRGQRRKSGDPYITHPLAVTTILAELGMDVPTLCAGLLHDTVEDTDYSLDMLRKDFGDTVALLVDGVTKLDKVKLGEATQAETVRKMVVAMARDIRVLVIKLADRLHNMRTMRYMKREKQESKSRETLEIYAPLAHRLGMNTIKWELEDLAFAILYPKMYDEIVRLVSERAPKREEYLSQVIDAVHGDLREAKIRATVTGRPKHYYSVYQKMIVRGRDFADIYDLVGIRVLVDSVRDCYAALGAIHARWNPVPGRFKDYIAMPKFNMYQSLHTTVIGPGGKAVELQIRTFAMHRRAEYGVAAHWKYKEDAVEGARNPTNGAGTANPGGDMAWLRQLLDWQKETADPNEFLDALRFDLSTAEVYVFTPKGMVMALPSGSTPVDFAYAVHTEVGHHTIGARVNGRLVPLDSRLDNGDVVEIFTSKAPNSGPSRDWLGFVASPRARNKIRQWYTKERREEAVEQGKDQLAKAMRKQGLPLQRLMTSESLATVAHDLRHADISALYAAIGEGHVSAQHVVHRLLHLLGGEEGATEDMAEATVPGNIEKLSRRGQARPAGDPGVLVKGADDIWVKLARCCTPVPGDDIIGFITRASGVSVHRADCTNIESLAAQPERIVEVSWSPGGASMFLVAIQVEALDRSRLLSDVTRVLSDQHVNILSASVTTSRDRVAISRFTFEMADPAHLGAVLKAVKGVEGVFDVYRVTSAKHA
- the hisS gene encoding histidine--tRNA ligase; translation: MSKFQNAPGTFDLLPPDSAAFLGVREAMTAPLRAAGYDYIETPTFESTALFKRGVGESTDIVTKEMYSFTTRGGDDVTLRPEGTASVLRAALQANLIRGSLPVKLWYSGSFYRYEKQQRGRYRHFSQVGAEALGAEDPALDAELLIIGDDIYRGLGLTEYSLLLNSLGDQKCRPVYREKLQEFLRGLDLDEETRKRAEINPLRVLDDKREAVQRQLTGVPLISDNLCEECRAYHEEVRRLLTAAGVKFLDDPKLVRGLDYYTRTTFEYVHSGITGSPTAIGAGGRYDGLSEELGGPSLPSVGWALGVDRTVLALHAEGREVAAGDQLDVFAVPLGDQAREVLFELVTTLRRSGVAADFGYGSKGIKAAMKAADRSGARYALVLGERDIAENIIQIKELATGEQESVSFTDIVTTIQEKLK